The genomic interval cgggttcttaccgcgttaatcagggatataagactcctGATATTTGAATCCGGAATCCGACCCCGGACTAACCGGGACTTGGATAGAACCCGTATTactaaacctcaaacaatgtattattaaatttatttgacAAACTGTGGATCTTCATCAGTTTCTTCTATTTGTTCGGCCATGTAGTAATTGTATCCACTTAGTTGGACAAGTGGGGGACGCTGAGCATTCAGTTGGACTAAAAGGTGAcactgaagcaattcatcttagaaaGTTTTGTTGCTATTTGACTAATGTTgacattgctttttttttttgacgtgacttattgtagatttgccgtagatggccttaactacttggccggacaaatggggagcgctgaaggctctcactcggagttgacattgtgcacttttatatgcgcaaatgtcaaattatcattgttactatggtcctgtggtataGGTACCtggttgcttctcaaacagggagcgccagttcgaacccggtaccagacttgcaccaatgagttattaatttatctcaagtgctgttttcactaacacagttggctcaaccattatagaatagaatagaatagaatagaaaaaaaatattataaaaggacgccacacacaaaaaaagacaacaacatcatatcaaatttccactaaaacaatatacaatagacggcgatacggctcaccgctcGTCTAACAGAGATCTCCTGCCAAAGGGGTTTTTTGTTAATGAAACGTGGGCAAAAATTCTGCCCTCATGTTAGCATCCTATATTAAGTACTCAAATCAGTTCATTTCTCAATTCGTCTAAGTCCTTTTTTATGCGCTTCAAGACTTAACAAGAACTTACTGGTCGGGAAAGAACTCGCAGCAGTCACTGCCTGTAAAAAAAGTAGTTCCTTTAATAATAAGtgacattatagacggcaatacggctcatctatcacgttgatctaacagaaacctcggtgaagtgggggtacttaattcatcttgcgatggatgtacctctgactaccccaattgggatataatcatgagtttatgttatgttactgaaGCAAAAAACTGCTATACACCATTTAACATATCTCAgttaagatgaactaagtacacacacttcatcgagctttctgaaatcagaaatcagaatcatttattcaacgtaattatcatggataaacttgttgaaggtcaatgtaacatttttgaatttacgtcatttcgcaaggtgttatggctgaggagaagaaatgacaagaaaccgcaacagcaacacatcttttaaaatccaatgaggatatacattacaagttatttaataactagaggaacacattcaataccagacatttttatcatttaggtagtcattaatcttataataagcttttttacataaagtaagcttcacatgagctttaaatttattttctgacaaatttaaaatattatctggtattttattgtaaaaacgtatacataaccccaaaaaagatgaatttaatttacttaatctagaattttgaatagcaattttatgtttatttcttgtattgtaagtatgcctttcacagtttctcggaaggagagatacatttttacgtacataagtacataatgttTTCTGTCATGTAAAATAGCGTAAAAATAAAGTGTACTTACCAACAGAACTGCCAACACGACCCTCATTTTTCTAGAAGTCTTGTAGTCAAGACATATAGAAGAGGAACCCAACTTACAACTATGCATAGAAGAGAAAattctttgtttttatacattttttttccattccTACAAAGCTGCTATGTGAATGATTCACGCTAAACAGGGTGGTGTtggttaataattataattaacatgtattttgtatgtgacagcctccgtggtctagtggttagagcgttaggctcacgatctggaggtcccgggttcgattcccgatggggacattgtcgaaatcactttgtgagactgtcctttctttggtaaggacttttcaggcttgaatcacctgattgtccgaaaaagtaagatgattccgtgcttcggagggcacgttaagccgttggtcccggctattggccgtaaaaacacctccaccaacccgcattggagcagcgtggtggggtatgctccataccccctccggttgattgaggggaggcctgtgcccagcagtgggacgcatataggctcatatgtatgtatgtatttactcgCTAACAAAGAGGCGGGATCAGCTCGCAACAAAccctccgggtgagagccctcagcgctccccatttgtccggccaagtagttaatgccatctgcggcaaatctaaaattagtcacgtcaaaaaagcaacAAACCCTTGCGTGGTCGACATTTTCTTTGGGTCGATTAGTTAGCTACTTACTTGatagttttcggataagtatttcaaaaaatacgaacgcctattttatacctcttaatatattattttttatcgaaTAAACTTTATATAATAACAACTACTTTCTTAGCTACTTTAGTATTAACACACTTTCTACTACTACTTAGAGCGtactcgccaacaaactggAGTCAGTTTGGCGAGAGAATGTTATGtgcaaaaatgtataattttatggttcaaataaattttaaaaaaaacttactacttacttactttacttactgtactttatactttacttttttactttagtatttgttatgttatgttataatagaaaaaaaaaacatatctttcttcaattattttaaattcattaaaaGCGCGAAAAGGTTTGGTCatgtgacattttgcccagagacgtcacatttcaataagcaaAGAAATTGTCAAACGGTATAACTTCAatcctgacagatagttttttgtttatttagtgaaatatgacgtcacataaagctcaatcatggccgcccgtgtttcgaatcttgtaaaataattatcatatttatagaacacaagtcaattttaggcagaaatttaaaaagccctcccaaagtattatattggctaataacccgacagaattaagttgacagcgcacgtcaaacgagttgcttaccagcgagatagctactttattcgcccgggttattcattaattttaaaattaacagggcagttataaaggccacatcgaaacatctaagaaagcaatattgtaatttgacatttgaaagaaagaaagaaagaaagaaacatttattacttccggacaccacagacacagacagacaggtacattacatttaacacaggacagaaaccacacggaaatcaataagtacatagacaaaaaaaataataccaaaacaaaaagaaaaacaaaccaaaatcatagaaacaataataataaaactaagtattctaaatgcaacgcactgacggcccgatccaTCCGGTGGAGTCCATTTgcacacataaaagtaagtgcgcagtgcaaacaaatgtcaaatagcaatattgctttcttagatgaataggctagtttccaactagtcaaatcagttactttttactaaacgtcaaaacacgaaattactatagaatttgtttgaaaaagcactttctgacgtcatagaaaaacgtgataaattgtcggacttattattacgtttttcttgtttatttaaaattcaaaaatgagtaaaattgaaaaaagaaaacgtttttcgttacttttagatgtgtctttatttagtaatcagaattaaataatttatcttgaacctagtacacgacccaattgcgtcgatgtggccattttaatctcaatcatccgtccctttcctttttgatggataagaaaatgacaggtatgacttaaaataataataaaacggcctctgtggtccagtggttgagctttgggctcacgatccggaggtcctgggttcgaatcccaatgggacacatcacaaaaatcactttgtgatccctagtgtgcttaggacattacaggcagatcacctgattgtccgaaagtaagacgatccgtgcttcggaaggcacgttaagccgttcgtcccggttactacttatgtaagtacgtagtcgttacatgagtcatgtcaggggcctttggcggctcaatagtaaccctgacaccagggttgatgaggttggtaatccacaccataacccacacgatagaagaagacatttacaaaattaaatggtgtatactggaatcagtaccaatATCACTGTCGTCCATGGcagcaccctgtatatatattaacCTACGTAGTCCTTTGattacaaagtaaataatattattttcaatagttTTCTTAAcaaattctttattatttttcattttcactacTTTGCATTCAATATTACTGTTTGTATGTTCGAAGTATGTATTTCATTAATCATTTTTTCTATTGTTAAttcgttctttatattttttttcttgttaatAAATTGGTTTAATGATTACTTACTGTTTTATCAGCTTTgtcaatgtttttgttttattaggtAGTTATGTGCGTCAGAAATTGactttacatattatatattaaagctTGTAGCATCGGCTAGCGTAATTTAAATGCAGTTTGAAGTCTCTCACCTTCCATggacaataaaaaatacaaaataatattcaCGTCTCAATCACGAAAAGGGTGcttataaagattttttttttttgttttggttttccccgaagggtaaggcaaagggaactatgcccatacagccatgtctgacgtattttttttcttgatgattaatgaaatgatgaaaggtgatgatgatgaaacctaagcccccaccctcggagtagactcctactccgaaccccaaacgaattaactcaaaagtccgcataaacttttgagttatgaagcggcttcccggcacgaagcgaaaataggcagatacactttgtttattgaatactccaatatgataacactcgcgaatgtcttccgactaacttaatgcgatcattaaccacaaaacaccacttcgtattaattatttagattactcaatgaagaaagcaaccgtcccgttcccgtttcccgccgaaaagccgtgCTTATAAAGAACTGTGACAAAAAAGGCgttttaggccaggcgcgcactacgagtttttcgccgcgcggcagaaaaaagcagcggcataatgtcgccctgtaattctgtaccaaacagttttaaattgtattgcgcgcacttgacggcagagccgccgcagcggcgcagtattacagtgcgacattatgccgctgcttttttctgctcgtaaaactcgtagtgcgcgcctggccttaatcTCTTGAGAGAcagaatattgctttttaattttatacttgttcgaattttcgcgggagtagaGGAAATGGAATTAAGGCATACAGCCTGATCTTCAGTGTAAACGCGGCGATTGAtaggcggttttttttttaatatttattgtaagtttaTAAATTGTGCTGTTACCAAGTATAAACATATACCATTTGCGGCGAATCCACAATAACTTACGtcagtaaataaaaagttaacAATATAAGCTCACGGGTATATCGCAatcggggtagacagaggtagaGGAGAAAGGGAACTAAATAACCACACCTCGCCtagcttctgttagaccaacgtgataggataCGATatgaaatacgatgttcgtgcgtcacccaacagggtccacataatatcagcgtcgtggttcacgccgcgacttgtgctgagtgaggcccttttatctcaggacgtccaccaccaccttatggtcatttcgacaaacatccgtcttgcttttttggaattgttttagtggaaatttgatatgatgttgttgtctttttttgtgtgtggcgtccttttataatacaaaaatacaatacaaatacactttattgcaccaaaataaaaagaaataattacaaaaagtctcttaactaagtacatggcaaatggcggccttatcgcttaaagcgatttcttccagacaaccataaggtgaggaaaaaggtttataataaactttttctattctattctaaatactTAGAAGAAAAAGGTTAGAAAGgccattttgtatgagaatcgCTGTTGCCGATTCAACCCCTCTCTattacgatagctctactgcttttcaaattccacagccactttaccggcaatgtagtatattttatgtgataggctgaaattttatcattacttttcgtagaTATTGAATAAATAGCCGATGATATCTATACTAAggtttttttctactcctctactttaatctggcatttaaataaccaaaaagtctaatataagtacatacataattaaactctttgaaaaagtgtacgctctatggcctataaaagcattgtttacaaagtgtaactgtactataatgtcgccaaaaaagcattgttgttgtttttttttttgacctggaaactggcacctttactttgtttggtgccatagatatactataaaaaaaaagtatacatttgccgccattttcccgcgcgttggaaaataaattggaaattttttgtgtttcttttaaaattacgtcgtcgtagaaaaagtattgtatgcaacgttgtataactaggtcaaaaaatgctcgtggcgtctcttattgcgatgttcgccaaggctcacatcgcaactcacgccactcgcattttttgacccttcttatacaactgttgcataagaTACTATTATCTTTCCTGTTATAAGGAGGGATcttcttgcatgatagtcgatatttgtgtttctgccctgcaggttataatgcacaagacgatctTTTAACacactatcgcggagctccgtgcgtcgtaaagtttgcggacgagtggagtgcaaagttgaagtatgaactatttgctcatacttgtatggcgggCGTTTCACGCTCACtcggcccttccaacctctttttcTGTTCCGTGAGATACCACAATTgggatacataacataaacagcctatatacgtcccactgctgggcacaggcctcccctcaatcaaccggagggggtatggagcatactcccccacgctgctccactgcgggttggtggaggtgtttttacggctaatagccgggaccaacagcttaacgagccctccgaagcacggaatcatcttactttttcggaaaatcaggtgattcaagcctggaaagtctttaccaaacaaaggacagtctcacaaagtgatttcgacaatgtccccatcgggaatcgaaccctgacctccagatcgtgagcctaacgctctaaccaacagaccacggtggctgttgaccacaattgggatatggggaataaaatggccacttcgaagcaattcatctaagaaagcaatattgctatttgacagttgtttgaaTTGCAcaaatacttttatatgcggaaatgtcaaattgcaatattgctttcttagatgaattgcttcgatgtggcaattttagCTCCCCTGTTATGTTCTtaaattaaaacgaattgtgTTGGaagaaactttattttatacataagaaaggtaatttaattaaaaatggcgtcagcgcggctaacctcgaaatgttagctgtcacttttgagtacACCTTGTTTGGTTAtaccatgtatgtatgtaattttcacTTTCTAAAGAAGTTGTTCGCCATTTTGGTATTGAGTAGTGAGTTGGTGGATGTTTTCGCCATTCGCTCCTTGGGTATTCAACTGGTTTTGAGTTATTTGCTTGGTGCCAGGTAGGCCTTTCGTAACAGTCACTTTTTGCATCCCATTCTGGAGCTGATTATTAACTTGTCCTAAGTTTCTTCCTTTGGCTAATTGCGAGCTTCCTTGGTTTTGATTTATTCCTTGGTCAGTAGACCCGTTTCCACCAGAAGTTTGAACGCCATTTTGCCCTTAAAAAAAAGTTACGTGACTtaggtattgtagatttgccgcagatggcattaactactgccggacaaatggggagcgctgaaggctctcacccggtacctacaacgtttaagacaacaggcctgagggtgcccagttgggcgcgaacctcggctcaggacgtcgtctgtttttatattataaagatatcaaaactttatttacatctttaaaaacaaaatgataTATATACCataatgtcaaataataatttaaaaaaaataagtagtccattttatagtagtagtagtagtttgacgagtgcagtaaatagtacagtcatgagcaatatattgtacccactttaggactctgtcgcactaacattttgacatttagtgagacttacagttcaatttgtcaaaaaagttaatgtgacatggtaccaaagtgtatacatattaatgctcgtgaccgtacagcatCATGTAAAattgtgcaaattgtttataagtacttatattgtattgttgttcAATAAAATTGACTGgattaatattatgtttcatacttatttttaatcacagttgtctcgaccattatacacggcgatacggctcacctatcacgttggtctaacagaaagctcggtgaggcgtgggtacttagttcatcttgcgattgatcgACCTCTGACGACGCAAATTGAGATCGAGTTGTGAGGTTATGTTTTAATTACCTTGGTTAGTCAGTTGGTCAATATTGGTCCCATATGCCTGCTGAATGCTCAATTGATTTTGACCAAGTCCTTGATAAGCGTTTGGTTTTATTCCTCTGATCGGAATTGGCAGCCTTCCGCCAATACCATTCTGTATACCATTTTGGTATTGGCCTGTAACTTGTCCGATATTTTTCCCATTGGCCTGTTGAATACTCCCTTGGTTTTGATAAAGATTCTGGTTAGTTTTTGGAATGCTGCCCTTATTCGGGAGACTTGGCAAGCCGTTTCGAGAGCCTTGTTGTCCGTTTTGTAATTGATTTGTTACTTGGCCAATGTTTATGCCTCTAGCAACTTGTGAGCTATCCTGATTTTGACCAATACCTTGGACAGCGTATTTGTTTGGACCACCAGATGAATCTTGTTCAGCATTTTGACCCTGGTTGCTCtcttggtaaatatttttgcCATTCGCTTCTTGATTATTGCCTTGATTTTGATCTATGTTTTTATCATTGTCTGTGTTGCTATCACCAGACGTTTTTTGTTCAGCATTTTGACCTTGGTCGCTCacttggtaaatatttttgcCATTACCTTTTTGATTATTATCTTGATTTTGGTCTATGTTTTTATCATTGTCTTTGTTTCGATCACCAGAGCTTTTTTGTTCAGCATTTTGACCTTGGTCGCTCacttggtaaatatttttgcCATTACCTTTTTGATTATTATCTTGATTTTGATCTATGTTTTTATCATTGTCTGTGTTTCGGTCACCAGAAGAATCTTGTTCGCCATTCTGTCCTTGGTTAGTTACTTGGCCAATATTTTTACCATTAGCTACTTTAATACTGTCTTGGTTTTGATCAATCCCTTGGtcattatttttacttacaCCCCCAGAAGTATCTTGTTCGCCATTCTGTCCTTGGTTAGTTATTTGGCCAATATTTTTACCATTAGCTACTTCAGTACTGTCTTGGTTTTGATCAATCCCTTGGtcattatttttacttacaCCCCCAGAAGTATCTTGTTCGCCATTCTGTCCTTGGTTAGTTATTTGGCCAATATTTTTACCATTAGCTACTTCAGTACTGTCTTGGTTTTGATCAATCCCTTGGTCATCATTTTTACTTACATCCCCAGAAGAATTTTGTTCGCCATTCTGTCCTTGGTTAGTTACTTGGCCAATATTTTTACCATTAGCTACTTTAATACTGTCTTGGTTTTGATCAATCCCTTGGtcattatttttacttacaCCCCCAGAAGTATCTTGTTCGCCATTCTGTCCTTGGTTAGTTATTTGGCCAATATTTTTACCATTAGCCAGTACAATACTGTCTTGGTTTTGATTTATTCCCTGGTCGTTCTTTTGCTTTCGACCACCTGAAACATCTTGTTCGGCGTTTTGTCCTTGGTTGGTATCTTGATAGATATTTTTACCATTCGCTAGCTGAACGCCATCTTGATTTTGATCAATTACTTGATCtccatctttaaaaaaaatatatttttaataaaatatagtagcatttattttataagaaagtattttaatgcttctttacaaaaatatataaa from Pectinophora gossypiella chromosome 29, ilPecGoss1.1, whole genome shotgun sequence carries:
- the LOC126379706 gene encoding uncharacterized protein DDB_G0290685-like, with the translated sequence MRISVVITLLIAAVNARPSIYPDGDQVIDQNQDGVQLANGKNIYQDTNQGQNAEQDVSGGRKQKNDQGINQNQDSIVLANGKNIGQITNQGQNGEQDTSGGVSKNNDQGIDQNQDSIKVANGKNIGQVTNQGQNGEQNSSGDVSKNDDQGIDQNQDSTEVANGKNIGQITNQGQNGEQDTSGGVSKNNDQGIDQNQDSTEVANGKNIGQITNQGQNGEQDTSGGVSKNNDQGIDQNQDSIKVANGKNIGQVTNQGQNGEQDSSGDRNTDNDKNIDQNQDNNQKGNGKNIYQVSDQGQNAEQKSSGDRNKDNDKNIDQNQDNNQKANGKNIYQESNQGQNAEQDSSGGPNKYAVQGIGQNQDSSQVARGINIGQVTNQLQNGQQGSRNGLPSLPNKGSIPKTNQNLYQNQGSIQQANGKNIGQVTGQYQNGIQNGIGGRLPIPIRGIKPNAYQGLGQNQLSIQQAYGTNIDQLTNQGQNGVQTSGGNGSTDQGINQNQGSSQLAKGRNLGQVNNQLQNGMQKVTVTKGLPGTKQITQNQLNTQGANGENIHQLTTQYQNGEQLL